The sequence ATCAAAATAGGACGCATGCTTAGATTGGCTAGATAAAAACTAGCAAATATCGAAATCAACCAGAAACTGATCATCACAACCACTACTGTTGTTTCATAGGATGCAATCGAAGACTTGATTTGACTCGTATTGAATAAAATCGTCGCATACTCCACTCCTAAATCGGAATAGGCCGCATAGGCTGAACTGTCCAATTGAATCGTCATCGTCCGATAGTACTCCACATCCTCAAATGCCGTAGTCACTTCTATTTCTTCGATTTGATTCAAATCCTTGGTATTTAGTGAAACATCAGCAAGACCTGAGACATCATCAACCGCATTCAAACGATTACCTTCTCCATCAAAAAGAATGATATGGTAATTGGTATTGAGACGAATTTTTGTCTGTGGCTGATAGGGAGGCATAAAATTCTGCTTTGAAGAAGAACTAGTCGTTTCAAATGACTCTGTCTCTGATGAGTTAGTCGATTCTTGATTGGATTGCTCAAAGACTACATCGACATCCGGTGAAAGCCCTCTCGCCATGGCAAATCCCATAATCATGCCAGGGTCACTGGCAATTAGTTGAAAATTTTCATCTGACGAGCGATACATGGTCGCGCGCATGACTTGGAAAATCATGATGGTCATCGAGACGAAAATCAATGTAAAAACAGCAAAATAACGGATAAAATACGAAAAATTATCCGTTGAAAAAAGTTTTTTTGATTTAGTCAACATTTTTCAAAATGTAACCAACACTTCGGAGAGTCTGTAGATTCTCACCAAATGCTGAACCTTTCAATTTTTTACGAATTTTCGACACATATACTTCGACAACTGAGATGGTAGTGTCACTATCGAATCCCCAAATACGGTCAAAAATTTGTGTTTTTGGTAAGATAACGTTTTGATTTTGCAAGAAATAGACCAATAAATCAAACTCCTTCCCTAGAAGTTCAACCTCTTTCCCATCTACATGCGTAGAATTGGTCGCAAGATCCACTGTCATATCTCCATAAGTCAGAATGTTTTCGTTAAATTTTCCAGAGCGTTTGAGCAAGGCTTGAATCCGCATTTTTAGCTCTTCTAAGTAGAATGGTTTTGTCAGATAATCATCTGCCCCCAATTCAAAACCATGTCCCTTATCATCCAAACTTTCCTTAGCAGTCGTAATCAGTACTGGAGTCGTCACTCCTTTTTCACGCAGTTCTTTCAAGACTTGGAAACCATCTTTTTCTGGTAACATCAAGTCAAGGAGAATTAAATCGTAAACACCTGATTCGGCTTCATACAAGCCTTCATCACCATCAAAAACTTGCATCACATCTGCAAAATCATCTAAAAAATCAAATACTGAATTGGATAAACTAAGATCATCCTCTACAAGCAAAATCTTTATCATACCTTTTCCTCTTTGTATAATCCGTTCAACCAACTTTGAGTTGGTTGGCTTCGACATTGTGATTGGAATTATTGTGCCAATTCATTATATCATGGAATTGACATTTCATAAATAGATTTACTTACTGATTACTGCTTTCAATCCGA is a genomic window of Streptococcus sp. 29896 containing:
- a CDS encoding sensor histidine kinase: MLTKSKKLFSTDNFSYFIRYFAVFTLIFVSMTIMIFQVMRATMYRSSDENFQLIASDPGMIMGFAMARGLSPDVDVVFEQSNQESTNSSETESFETTSSSSKQNFMPPYQPQTKIRLNTNYHIILFDGEGNRLNAVDDVSGLADVSLNTKDLNQIEEIEVTTAFEDVEYYRTMTIQLDSSAYAAYSDLGVEYATILFNTSQIKSSIASYETTVVVVMISFWLISIFASFYLANLSMRPILISFQKQKDFVENASHELHTPLAVLQNRLESLFRHPEATILESSENIASSLEEVRNMRLLTTNLLNLARREDGLKPDLSEVGPEFFEDVFENYGIIAEENGKELTVTNHVHQLVKTDKVLLKQLMTILFDNAMKYSDEDGKIELTVFIKDRNLHLLVSDNGIGISAEDKKKIFDRFYRVDKARTRQKGGFGLGLSLAKQIVQSLNGDIQVKNNQPKGTVFEVKLPR
- a CDS encoding response regulator transcription factor, with protein sequence MIKILLVEDDLSLSNSVFDFLDDFADVMQVFDGDEGLYEAESGVYDLILLDLMLPEKDGFQVLKELREKGVTTPVLITTAKESLDDKGHGFELGADDYLTKPFYLEELKMRIQALLKRSGKFNENILTYGDMTVDLATNSTHVDGKEVELLGKEFDLLVYFLQNQNVILPKTQIFDRIWGFDSDTTISVVEVYVSKIRKKLKGSAFGENLQTLRSVGYILKNVD